CGCACTGCGCGCTGGCGATCACCCTGTTCGAGGCGGAGTCCGTGGTGCTCGCGCTGGTCTACGACCCGATCGTCGGGCGCTGGTTCTTCAAGGTCAGGAACGGTGAGGGGGCACCCCGGCCTGTCTCCCGGCACACCCCGCTGTCCCGCGCGACCCTGTCGCTGGTGACCGGCTACGCGGAGCCCGGCAGGGAGTGGGGCGGTGAGTTCGCGCAGTGGATGGCCCCCCGCTGCAAGCGGATGGTCAACCTGTGGGCGCCGGCACTCGACCTCGCGCTGGTCTCCTCCGGCAGCCTCGACGCCATGGTCTGCAGGGACGCCGCGTTCCTGGACGTGTGTGGTGGGATGTTCCTGGTACGGGAGGCGGGAGGCCAGGTGCTCGACCTCAACGGCAACCCGTTGCAGGTGCGGCGGTCCATGCACGAGCGGCCGGTCTCCTTCGTCGCCGCGCACAGCGAGGCCCTCGCCCATGAGCTTCTCGCCACCATCGACGCGTTCGAGCGGAGGCGTCCATCCGTCGCCGACTGCTCCCTGTACGTGACCGGTCAGGAGGCCCTGATCCACGGATAGGAACCCACACCGGGCACCCCGGCTTCCCGCCCTTTTTCGTACGCCCTCACCTGACGAGTTCTCGGCGTTCCGTTCCGAGCCATTCCCGCCCGGCGATGACGGCCTGGTCGATCACCCTGCGGATGAAGTCGTCGACGATGACCGGAGGGTGCTCAAGGTCGTCCATCCGGACCCAGAGATGGTCGATGTTGGAGCCGTCGAGCAGGCGCACGGTCGCGTCGTCGGTGGTGACCAGATAGTTGAACTGCCTCCACCGGTGGTCGCTGCCCTTGTAGGAGCTGGCGAACCGGCTTTCGCCGATCATCCCGTGCAGCCGCCCCTGGATACCGGTCTCCTCGTACAACTCGCGGAGCACCGCCGTCTCCAGCTTCTCGCCGTGCTCGACCTTTCCCGCC
This region of Streptosporangium sp. NBC_01495 genomic DNA includes:
- a CDS encoding inositol monophosphatase family protein, which gives rise to MNIAQKIPVTGDARSDLACKAALAAANVINDQFGHRLINAYKGQHDVQLSADIAAQKIIVDMLRSAYPDHGIVAEEGELGRWGGRRFLWAVDPLDGTNNFGYGVAHCALAITLFEAESVVLALVYDPIVGRWFFKVRNGEGAPRPVSRHTPLSRATLSLVTGYAEPGREWGGEFAQWMAPRCKRMVNLWAPALDLALVSSGSLDAMVCRDAAFLDVCGGMFLVREAGGQVLDLNGNPLQVRRSMHERPVSFVAAHSEALAHELLATIDAFERRRPSVADCSLYVTGQEALIHG
- a CDS encoding NUDIX hydrolase; its protein translation is MVCAVTFHEDRLLFLRRSLSEKFLPGNWTLPAGKVEHGEKLETAVLRELYEETGIQGRLHGMIGESRFASSYKGSDHRWRQFNYLVTTDDATVRLLDGSNIDHLWVRMDDLEHPPVIVDDFIRRVIDQAVIAGREWLGTERRELVR